The Sulfurimonas hydrogeniphila genome includes a window with the following:
- a CDS encoding HDOD domain-containing protein encodes MTEDILKKIKQLPPLPESALQIEKVYKDPNSTFNDMAKILEKDPLLTADILKAANSPLYGFSREINAISQAVGLFGMGTVRGFALASIVKKSFDLDLSPYGITNEMFSELSKKQHALTTAWCLKRENRLMGILSPAAFLVEIGKVLIAQQIIADKKEAEFKAVMQELQDVEAAEKEIVGVDTPEVSATIFAQWKFEEGLVDVIRNCQNPDAAKEEDKKAAQILHVVRITVPINGVITNESIQAAKELIEKYGLDMESFDQALEHIKS; translated from the coding sequence ATGACTGAAGATATATTAAAAAAAATCAAGCAACTCCCGCCACTTCCGGAATCTGCTCTTCAAATAGAGAAAGTTTACAAAGATCCGAACTCTACATTTAATGATATGGCAAAAATTTTAGAAAAAGACCCTCTTTTGACAGCCGATATCCTTAAAGCGGCAAATTCACCGCTTTACGGTTTCTCCAGAGAAATAAATGCTATCAGTCAGGCAGTCGGTCTCTTTGGTATGGGTACTGTTCGCGGATTTGCATTAGCTTCAATCGTGAAAAAAAGCTTTGATCTTGATTTGTCACCCTACGGCATTACAAACGAAATGTTCTCTGAACTCTCAAAAAAACAGCATGCGCTTACTACGGCCTGGTGTCTAAAAAGAGAAAACAGGCTTATGGGTATTTTATCCCCTGCTGCCTTTTTGGTAGAAATCGGAAAAGTACTTATTGCACAGCAGATTATAGCGGACAAAAAAGAAGCAGAGTTCAAAGCAGTTATGCAGGAGTTACAGGATGTTGAAGCTGCCGAAAAAGAGATTGTAGGTGTAGATACACCTGAAGTCAGTGCTACAATATTTGCACAATGGAAATTTGAAGAGGGACTTGTTGATGTTATACGCAACTGTCAAAATCCCGATGCAGCCAAGGAAGAAGATAAAAAAGCTGCACAGATTCTTCATGTAGTTCGTATCACTGTTCCTATAAACGGTGTAATCACAAACGAGAGCATTCAAGCTGCAAAAGAGTTAATAGAAAAATACGGACTTGATATGGAGAGTTTCGATCAAGCCCTGGAACATATAAAGAGTTAA
- a CDS encoding 6-phosphofructokinase, with the protein MKQNIAILCSGGDVSGMNPALKRFVEYSLQNNLTPYFVYDGYEGLIDNNIHKASYCDVSGIINRGGTKIGSARSKRFMQKKYRNIAKQNLDALHVTMLIVLGGDGSFRGLHQFYKEHNIKFCGIPSTIDNDISGTDYCLGVDTALNMIKFSIDSIRDTASSFKRAFIIETMGNKCGYLALVSHLTSGSELCLIPETTYNLNAYEQKFKQEIQNGRRYFIAIVAEGINEDSEEIARWFEEKIGIESRVNVLGHLQRGGNPTVKDRLMAYKFITYAIDALLDNKNETIVCYTKEGFRYKEIDAVVNTPYHLDEELIKFINSPEATGD; encoded by the coding sequence ATGAAGCAAAATATTGCCATACTCTGTTCTGGCGGAGATGTCTCCGGCATGAATCCGGCATTGAAAAGATTTGTTGAATACAGTTTACAAAATAATTTAACGCCCTACTTCGTGTATGACGGATACGAAGGACTGATTGACAACAATATTCATAAAGCGAGTTATTGTGATGTTTCGGGCATTATTAACCGTGGAGGCACTAAAATAGGAAGTGCCAGAAGCAAAAGATTTATGCAGAAGAAGTATAGAAACATAGCAAAACAAAACCTTGATGCATTACATGTAACAATGCTTATTGTGCTTGGGGGAGATGGTTCTTTTCGTGGTTTACATCAGTTTTACAAAGAGCATAACATAAAGTTTTGCGGTATTCCCTCTACTATTGATAATGATATTTCAGGCACAGACTACTGTTTGGGAGTAGATACGGCACTCAATATGATAAAATTCTCAATAGACTCCATCAGAGATACGGCATCTTCTTTCAAAAGGGCTTTCATTATTGAGACCATGGGAAACAAATGCGGTTACCTTGCACTTGTATCTCATTTGACATCCGGTTCTGAGCTTTGTTTAATTCCTGAAACAACCTATAATTTAAACGCGTATGAGCAAAAATTCAAACAAGAGATACAAAACGGACGAAGATATTTTATTGCTATTGTAGCAGAGGGGATAAATGAGGATTCTGAAGAGATAGCACGATGGTTTGAAGAAAAAATCGGCATTGAATCAAGAGTAAATGTACTTGGTCACCTGCAGCGCGGAGGAAATCCGACAGTAAAAGACAGACTTATGGCATATAAATTTATTACGTATGCGATAGATGCTTTGCTGGATAATAAAAACGAAACTATTGTTTGTTATACAAAAGAGGGGTTCAGGTATAAAGAGATTGATGCGGTTGTGAATACACCCTATCATTTAGATGAAGAGCTTATAAAATTTATAAACTCTCCAGAAGCAACAGGTGACTAG
- the purL gene encoding phosphoribosylformylglycinamidine synthase subunit PurL, producing the protein MSQQLQNIDEQLANHKLSQEDYIHIKEILGREPNLVELGIFSAMWSEHCSYKSSKVHLKGFPTKAPWVIQGPGENAGVIDIGDGYAAVFKMESHNHPSFIEPYQGAATGVGGIMRDVFTMGARPVANLNALRFGNILNKDDISKHQRYLVRGVTEGIGGYGNCMGVPTIGGETSFDECYNGNILVNAFTLGIAKSDEIFYGKAEGTGNPVLYVGAKTGRDGLGGAVMSSDSFTEESKSLRPTVQVGDPFTEKLLLEACLELFKTDHVIGIQDMGAAGLTSSSFEMAGRSGSGMIMHLDKVPAREENMTPYDFMLSESQERMLLCAKKGSEQAIIDIFEKWDLDAAVIGEVTDTGKMELFWHGEKCAEVPVDPVSEEAPELNRPMKKPAYLDDIHKVSIDDFDRVSNQEAFEKLTKSMEVVDKSWIYTQYDSMVQTNTVKNGGMLDASVIRVKENKKALAMSADCNVRYCYIDPKMGAAAAVVESGRNVAMSGARPLAITDCLNYGNPENLEVMWQFGEGCLGIKEACAELTTPVIGGNVSLYNETNGVSVFPTPSIATVGVNDDENNVLMSSFQSEGNALYLIGESKSEFGGSLYMKELYGTVAGVIPEIDYKKELALWDLVIEANKKHLLECAKDASSGGVAIALAKMAATSGLGCDVDMSVADDRDIFAESMSRAIIEVKSENCEAFEAMLDESMSVEKIGTVGGDTVRINDVNMSIKSLKENYFTTFRKIVEQDL; encoded by the coding sequence GTGAGCCAACAATTACAAAACATTGATGAACAGTTAGCCAACCATAAGCTTTCGCAAGAAGACTATATACATATTAAAGAGATCTTAGGACGTGAACCGAATTTGGTTGAATTAGGTATATTTTCAGCCATGTGGAGTGAACACTGTTCGTATAAGTCTTCCAAAGTCCATTTAAAAGGGTTTCCTACAAAAGCACCATGGGTTATTCAGGGACCTGGTGAAAATGCCGGTGTTATTGATATTGGTGATGGATATGCGGCAGTTTTTAAGATGGAGTCACATAATCATCCGAGTTTTATAGAACCCTATCAGGGCGCGGCAACCGGTGTCGGCGGAATTATGCGTGATGTTTTTACAATGGGTGCCCGTCCTGTGGCAAACTTGAATGCACTGCGTTTTGGCAATATTTTGAACAAAGATGATATTTCCAAGCATCAGCGTTATTTGGTGCGCGGTGTCACTGAGGGAATCGGCGGTTACGGCAACTGTATGGGTGTTCCGACCATCGGCGGTGAAACCAGTTTTGATGAGTGTTACAACGGAAATATTCTTGTCAATGCTTTTACTCTGGGAATTGCAAAAAGTGACGAAATATTTTACGGCAAGGCAGAGGGGACAGGAAATCCAGTCCTTTATGTAGGTGCTAAAACAGGTCGTGACGGTCTTGGCGGAGCTGTTATGAGTTCGGACAGTTTTACCGAAGAGAGCAAATCTTTGCGTCCGACGGTTCAGGTAGGGGATCCTTTTACCGAAAAACTGCTTTTGGAAGCATGTCTGGAGCTTTTTAAAACGGATCATGTCATCGGAATCCAGGATATGGGAGCTGCCGGACTTACATCTTCTTCTTTTGAGATGGCGGGACGTTCAGGTTCGGGAATGATTATGCACCTTGACAAGGTTCCTGCGCGCGAAGAAAATATGACTCCTTATGATTTTATGCTCAGTGAATCGCAAGAGCGTATGCTTTTGTGTGCCAAAAAAGGTTCAGAACAGGCTATTATCGATATTTTTGAAAAATGGGATCTGGATGCTGCAGTTATAGGCGAGGTAACAGATACCGGAAAAATGGAGCTTTTTTGGCATGGAGAAAAATGTGCTGAGGTTCCTGTTGACCCTGTTAGTGAAGAAGCTCCGGAACTGAACCGTCCTATGAAAAAACCTGCTTACCTTGATGATATTCACAAAGTAAGTATTGATGATTTTGACAGAGTGTCAAATCAGGAAGCGTTTGAAAAACTGACAAAATCCATGGAAGTAGTTGATAAATCATGGATTTATACACAATATGATTCTATGGTACAGACAAATACTGTTAAAAACGGAGGCATGCTTGATGCTTCCGTCATCCGCGTAAAAGAGAATAAAAAAGCTTTGGCAATGTCAGCTGACTGTAATGTGCGTTATTGTTATATAGATCCGAAAATGGGAGCAGCGGCAGCGGTTGTTGAATCCGGGCGTAATGTTGCCATGAGCGGAGCAAGACCGTTGGCAATTACCGACTGTCTTAATTACGGAAACCCTGAAAATCTTGAAGTTATGTGGCAATTCGGTGAGGGATGTTTAGGTATTAAAGAAGCATGTGCAGAGCTGACAACCCCGGTCATTGGCGGAAATGTTTCTCTTTATAATGAAACAAACGGTGTTTCTGTTTTTCCAACGCCTTCTATTGCAACCGTAGGTGTGAATGATGATGAAAACAATGTGTTAATGTCAAGTTTTCAATCTGAGGGAAATGCGCTTTATCTGATAGGCGAAAGCAAATCAGAATTCGGCGGTTCTTTATATATGAAAGAGCTTTACGGTACTGTTGCCGGAGTTATACCTGAAATTGACTACAAGAAAGAGCTTGCACTTTGGGATTTGGTTATAGAAGCAAACAAAAAGCATTTGCTGGAGTGCGCAAAAGATGCAAGCAGCGGCGGTGTTGCAATAGCATTAGCGAAAATGGCAGCCACAAGCGGACTTGGCTGCGATGTAGATATGAGTGTTGCTGATGATCGGGATATCTTTGCAGAAAGTATGAGTCGAGCCATTATTGAAGTAAAGTCTGAAAACTGTGAAGCTTTTGAAGCGATGCTTGATGAATCAATGTCTGTTGAAAAAATTGGAACAGTTGGAGGAGATACTGTACGAATAAATGATGTAAATATGAGTATAAAAAGCCTCAAAGAGAATTATTTTACTACTTTTAGAAAAATAGTTGAACAAGATTTATAG
- a CDS encoding DUF302 domain-containing protein has protein sequence MRKNIITAIIALSVAFFATGCSTMHMGWVAVTSQHKLDDKAMDAYDEMFTKVAKYGDPARAMMKEWKVEEGVSGDDVKESIAALTEEYNMRLTGYVKMYTKEDAKPNEVAEARIWSLCNLTTAKIFLNYSRYYGGFMPCRIMYVRYGNGDAFLISMDMTLAIHGGYPLPPKMLEAALKVKDAMEGIPARAAQGDF, from the coding sequence ATGAGAAAAAACATAATTACTGCAATAATTGCACTGAGTGTTGCATTTTTTGCAACAGGATGTTCTACAATGCATATGGGCTGGGTGGCAGTTACGAGTCAACACAAACTTGACGACAAAGCTATGGATGCGTATGATGAAATGTTTACAAAAGTTGCAAAATACGGTGACCCTGCACGTGCAATGATGAAAGAGTGGAAGGTTGAAGAAGGTGTGAGCGGTGATGATGTAAAAGAGTCAATAGCTGCACTTACTGAAGAGTATAACATGAGACTTACGGGTTATGTTAAAATGTATACAAAAGAGGATGCAAAACCAAATGAAGTGGCAGAAGCAAGAATCTGGTCTTTGTGTAACCTTACGACTGCAAAAATATTCTTGAATTATTCACGTTATTATGGTGGTTTTATGCCATGTAGAATTATGTATGTTCGTTATGGTAACGGAGACGCTTTCTTAATCAGTATGGATATGACTCTTGCAATTCATGGCGGATACCCGTTACCTCCAAAAATGCTAGAAGCTGCTTTAAAAGTAAAAGACGCAATGGAAGGAATTCCTGCTCGTGCTGCACAAGGTGATTTCTAG
- the holA gene encoding DNA polymerase III subunit delta, producing the protein MYKNEFDKHIQNKSISNSFIFFGESTFLIDMYTKMLTNIEEANILSYYHDEYDFNSAKAHLSQGSLFGDRNILVIKSEKKIPKKELDLFLSLCDKNTENIFVYAYYGSDHKTYNNKKAFAKTNVMSVRFFHPKEYEAQNIIYALAQEKHVNIDKFTISHLLKIHNGDVALASNEIEKFRVYDRAITTKDVDNLVYGLASINLDDFITKLLDKKDFRPDLLNILEHGEDEIRIITAITAYLTQLYMFNIYIRINGAPNALEILGYPAPSFVVEQKASAAIKIKPQTYAKLHELLLNSELQMKSSSGDKSAILFSSLIRLQKLL; encoded by the coding sequence ATGTATAAAAACGAGTTTGACAAACATATACAAAACAAGAGTATCTCCAACAGCTTTATCTTTTTTGGAGAAAGTACCTTCTTGATAGATATGTATACAAAAATGCTGACAAATATAGAAGAAGCAAATATTCTCAGCTATTACCATGACGAATATGATTTTAACTCTGCAAAGGCACATCTCTCGCAGGGTTCACTCTTTGGAGACAGAAATATCCTTGTCATAAAAAGCGAAAAAAAAATTCCCAAAAAAGAGCTTGATCTGTTTTTATCCTTATGTGACAAAAATACAGAAAATATTTTTGTCTATGCCTATTACGGATCAGACCATAAAACCTACAACAATAAAAAAGCTTTTGCCAAAACAAATGTCATGAGTGTAAGATTTTTTCACCCAAAAGAGTATGAAGCACAAAATATTATTTATGCCCTTGCCCAAGAAAAGCATGTCAATATTGATAAATTTACAATTTCCCATCTCTTAAAAATTCACAATGGAGATGTTGCGCTTGCATCGAATGAAATAGAAAAGTTTCGTGTTTATGACAGAGCCATTACAACAAAAGATGTTGACAATCTGGTATATGGACTTGCAAGTATCAACCTTGACGACTTTATAACAAAACTGCTTGACAAAAAAGATTTTCGTCCTGATTTACTTAATATACTCGAACATGGCGAAGATGAAATAAGAATTATTACAGCAATTACCGCCTATTTGACACAGCTTTATATGTTTAACATATATATCCGAATAAACGGTGCGCCTAATGCTTTAGAAATTTTAGGTTACCCTGCACCCTCTTTTGTGGTAGAACAAAAAGCCTCTGCTGCAATTAAAATAAAACCGCAGACATATGCAAAACTGCATGAATTACTCTTAAACAGTGAACTTCAGATGAAAAGTTCAAGTGGTGACAAAAGCGCGATTCTCTTTTCCAGCTTAATCCGATTACAAAAACTGCTTTAG
- a CDS encoding ribose-phosphate pyrophosphokinase, protein MRGYKIFAGSASVDFAKEICSILDIPLAKADVKKFSDGEISVQIAESVRGRDVFIVQSTGAPSNDNLMELLILTDALKRSSASSITAVVPYYGYARQDRKAAPRVPITAKLVANLYETAGIDRVVTIDLHAGQIQGFFDIPVDNLYGSITFEQYIKSKNLKNPIIASPDIGGVARARYFASRMGLEMVIVDKRREKANESEVMNIIGNVEGHDVIMIDDMVDTAGTMVKAATALKNKGAVSVMACATHGVLSGNAYQNLENGELDELIITNTLESKPHSKIKVLSVAPLFAEVIRRVYHNESVNSLFA, encoded by the coding sequence ATGCGTGGTTATAAAATTTTTGCAGGATCTGCCAGTGTTGATTTTGCGAAAGAAATTTGTAGTATTTTAGATATTCCCTTAGCGAAAGCTGATGTTAAAAAGTTTAGCGACGGTGAAATTTCGGTCCAGATTGCAGAATCTGTCCGTGGTCGTGATGTATTTATCGTACAGTCAACCGGTGCTCCCTCAAATGACAATCTTATGGAACTGTTAATTTTGACTGATGCCCTCAAACGCTCATCAGCTTCAAGTATTACAGCTGTTGTTCCCTACTACGGTTATGCGAGACAAGACAGAAAGGCGGCTCCCCGTGTCCCGATTACGGCTAAGCTTGTAGCAAACCTCTATGAAACTGCCGGCATAGACAGAGTCGTAACTATAGACCTGCATGCCGGACAGATTCAGGGATTTTTTGATATTCCGGTTGACAATCTTTACGGTTCTATTACCTTTGAGCAGTATATAAAAAGCAAAAACCTCAAAAATCCTATTATTGCTTCTCCTGACATCGGCGGGGTTGCGCGTGCGAGATACTTTGCATCCCGAATGGGTCTTGAAATGGTTATCGTTGACAAACGCCGTGAAAAAGCAAATGAAAGTGAAGTCATGAATATCATCGGAAATGTCGAGGGACATGATGTTATTATGATAGACGATATGGTTGACACGGCAGGAACAATGGTCAAAGCGGCCACTGCTCTTAAGAACAAAGGAGCTGTTTCTGTGATGGCATGCGCTACACACGGTGTTCTCAGTGGAAATGCCTACCAGAATCTTGAGAACGGTGAGCTTGATGAGCTCATTATAACCAATACCTTAGAATCAAAACCTCATTCAAAAATAAAAGTCTTGAGTGTTGCACCACTTTTTGCCGAAGTAATTCGCAGAGTCTATCACAACGAGAGTGTGAACAGTCTTTTTGCATAG
- a CDS encoding Fur family transcriptional regulator, which translates to MNNYTDILRQHHLKATPQRLEIANALHANGHMTIEHLYEVMLKKFNSISLATIYKNINLMMENAFIQEVKIPNEKSVFELTKETHSHVICRQCHTIQDIVLDLSQTAQLASQTSHFKIDKADLVLSGLCQKCQEL; encoded by the coding sequence ATGAATAATTATACAGATATATTACGTCAACATCATTTAAAAGCAACACCGCAAAGACTGGAAATTGCAAATGCACTTCATGCCAATGGACACATGACAATAGAGCACCTGTATGAAGTCATGCTGAAAAAATTCAATTCTATCTCACTGGCTACTATTTATAAAAATATTAATCTTATGATGGAGAATGCTTTTATACAGGAAGTAAAAATTCCAAATGAGAAATCAGTATTTGAACTGACAAAAGAGACACACTCCCATGTAATCTGCAGACAATGTCATACAATTCAGGATATTGTACTGGACCTGTCACAAACTGCCCAACTCGCTTCACAGACTTCTCATTTTAAAATCGACAAAGCCGACCTGGTTTTATCCGGACTTTGTCAAAAGTGCCAGGAACTTTAA
- a CDS encoding RNB domain-containing ribonuclease yields the protein MKSLLIRLTHGLNEQDITEEELPVVREWLAKKYLTHKHNIYKFNSKYRAGVLGLVQKGTAYLHVIGENIKDLYINENNLGLANEGDLVIAQRLLGHRGQPSAKIVEIVGKEQTYSVAYIIEKEGHKSLVDLKTEYPVGAEMSTEELNNYAVGDLFKVDNNENKIMEKIGNIKDPKSDEKIVLAQFNKHDAFDEEVLKIARSFQPVDASKYPKRKDLRDLTFCTIDPVTAKDFDDAIYWDDKNTTLYVAIADVSEYVTPFGPIDTEAIYRSFSIYLPHRSIPMLPRELSETLCSLQPHVDRLAYVFEIKLDLKTLEVVKSEVYEALMHSDRRFNYEEIDLFLENKLQAKTHEEKEIFAWIKKLKTVTDRLRAKRLQEGFDFHSTEIEMTLDENTNLVATTLAQETPSHGLIEDCMLLANKEAAKRYKRGLFRIHEPPSQAKLQKLYQELAGIGIHVEIKNTIKETIDSIQKQAREMGIEAEVDTLIIQSQMQARYSPVNVGHFGLGFKEYTHFTSPIRRYSDLIVHRLLKAINRGDTQEQSYVLRNIESLSMAISEKEREAMIIESEYKARKYARWAEQNLHKEFKARITSTDPELRAQLHDKIIGARLHFTSGADVTLFEDVIVRIDKVNIARARIYASVVGKIENNV from the coding sequence TTGAAATCACTACTTATACGACTCACTCATGGACTCAATGAACAAGACATCACGGAAGAGGAACTTCCTGTAGTACGCGAATGGCTTGCAAAAAAATACCTGACACACAAGCATAATATATACAAATTCAATTCCAAATACCGTGCCGGAGTTTTAGGACTTGTCCAAAAAGGAACAGCCTATTTACATGTAATAGGCGAGAATATTAAAGACCTCTATATCAATGAAAACAATCTCGGACTTGCCAATGAAGGGGATTTGGTTATTGCTCAGAGACTTTTAGGGCACAGAGGACAACCGAGTGCCAAAATAGTAGAAATAGTCGGAAAAGAACAGACTTACAGTGTCGCCTACATTATAGAAAAAGAGGGGCACAAATCTTTAGTTGATCTTAAAACCGAGTATCCCGTCGGTGCTGAGATGTCAACAGAAGAGCTCAATAACTATGCAGTGGGTGACCTTTTTAAAGTTGACAACAATGAAAATAAAATCATGGAAAAAATAGGCAACATCAAAGACCCGAAATCTGATGAGAAAATTGTCCTTGCCCAGTTTAACAAGCATGATGCATTTGATGAGGAAGTTTTAAAAATCGCTCGCTCTTTTCAGCCTGTTGATGCTTCAAAGTATCCAAAAAGAAAAGATTTAAGAGATTTGACATTTTGTACAATAGACCCTGTGACTGCAAAAGATTTTGACGATGCCATCTACTGGGATGACAAGAACACAACCCTTTATGTTGCTATCGCAGATGTCAGTGAATATGTCACACCTTTTGGCCCCATAGATACCGAAGCAATCTACAGAAGTTTTTCTATTTATCTGCCGCATCGTTCTATTCCTATGCTCCCGAGAGAACTCAGTGAAACTTTATGTTCCCTTCAACCCCATGTAGACAGACTTGCTTATGTATTTGAAATCAAACTTGATCTAAAAACTCTTGAAGTCGTAAAATCTGAAGTGTATGAGGCACTTATGCACTCTGACAGAAGATTTAACTATGAAGAGATTGACCTCTTTTTAGAAAATAAGCTGCAGGCAAAAACACATGAAGAAAAAGAGATATTTGCCTGGATAAAAAAGCTCAAAACAGTTACCGACAGATTACGGGCAAAACGTCTGCAGGAAGGTTTTGACTTTCACTCTACAGAAATAGAGATGACTCTGGATGAAAACACAAACCTTGTCGCCACAACCCTTGCCCAGGAGACACCTTCTCACGGACTTATAGAGGACTGTATGCTCTTAGCAAACAAAGAAGCGGCAAAACGTTACAAAAGAGGGCTTTTTAGAATCCACGAACCGCCAAGTCAGGCAAAACTTCAGAAGCTTTACCAGGAGTTAGCCGGCATAGGCATACATGTAGAGATAAAAAACACTATCAAAGAAACAATAGACTCCATCCAAAAACAGGCCAGAGAGATGGGTATTGAAGCGGAAGTGGATACACTGATTATTCAGTCCCAGATGCAGGCACGATACTCCCCTGTAAATGTCGGGCACTTTGGACTGGGTTTTAAAGAGTACACCCATTTCACCTCACCCATAAGAAGGTACAGTGATTTAATTGTGCACAGACTTTTAAAAGCGATTAACAGAGGCGACACACAGGAGCAGTCTTATGTTTTAAGAAATATAGAATCACTCAGTATGGCTATCAGTGAAAAAGAGCGTGAGGCTATGATTATAGAGTCCGAATACAAAGCACGCAAATATGCAAGATGGGCAGAACAAAACCTGCACAAAGAGTTTAAAGCAAGAATTACCTCTACAGATCCGGAACTGCGTGCCCAGTTGCATGATAAAATCATAGGTGCAAGACTGCATTTTACATCGGGTGCGGATGTAACACTTTTTGAAGATGTCATTGTTCGCATTGATAAAGTGAATATAGCAAGAGCCCGAATATATGCCTCTGTAGTCGGGAAAATAGAAAACAATGTATAA
- the greA gene encoding transcription elongation factor GreA, translated as MKEPMSIEGYDKLTEEFKYLLEVEKPKVAHEKLVAAALGDRSENADYQAAKEKLRFIDKRLFYLNKMIQNSQIIDPSLHVHERISFGSTVTLVDLETDKEEVYTLCGVLESEPENGLISVHSPIAKALLGKSAGDEVKVRLPNQIKEYEIEKIEYKNIFSLKKNIRTKSDFSFH; from the coding sequence ATGAAAGAACCTATGAGTATCGAAGGGTATGATAAACTTACAGAAGAGTTTAAATATCTGCTCGAAGTTGAAAAACCCAAGGTGGCGCATGAAAAACTTGTAGCTGCCGCACTTGGTGACCGAAGTGAAAATGCTGACTATCAGGCGGCAAAAGAGAAATTGCGTTTTATTGACAAAAGGCTTTTTTATCTCAACAAAATGATTCAAAACTCACAAATCATTGATCCCTCTTTACATGTACATGAACGTATTTCTTTTGGAAGTACCGTTACATTGGTTGATCTTGAAACCGATAAAGAAGAGGTGTATACTTTATGCGGTGTGCTTGAGAGCGAACCGGAAAACGGACTGATATCCGTTCATTCTCCTATAGCAAAAGCATTGCTTGGCAAAAGTGCAGGCGACGAGGTCAAAGTCAGGTTGCCAAATCAGATAAAAGAGTATGAAATTGAAAAAATAGAGTATAAAAATATCTTTTCTCTGAAAAAGAATATTCGCACAAAAAGTGATTTTTCTTTTCATTAA